DNA sequence from the Streptomyces cinnabarinus genome:
TCACCGGCGCCACCGGAACCGTCGGCCGTCAGATCGTCGCCGAACTGCTCACCCGAGGCCACCGAGTCCGCGCCCTGACCCGGGACGCGGCCAAGGCCGACTTCCCTGACGGAGTCGAGGTCGTCGAGGGCGACCTGACAGACCCGGACACCCTGGCCGCCGCCCTGGAAGGCGTGACCGGCCTGCACCTCATCACCTTCGGCGGCGCCTTCTTCGCCCCTCTGGAGACGGGCCCGCGGATCCTGGAACTGGCCCGCGCGGCCGGCGTACGCCGGGTCACCGTGCTGCACGGTGGCGGGCCGTCGCTGCTGGAGGACGCCGTGCGCGCGGACGACGGGGTGGACTGGACCGTACTCATGCCGGTCGAGTTCATGGCCAACGCGCTGGAATGGGCGGAGGGCATCGTCACCCGGGACGAGGTCCGGGAACCGTTCGTCAACCGCCTCAGCGCCATGGTGCACGAGGGCGACATCGGCGCCGTTGCCGCGGTCGCGCTCACTGAGGAGGGCCACGCCGGCCAGGAATACGTGATCACCGGCCCCGAACTGCTCACCGTCGGCGACAAGGTGGCCGCTGTCGCCAACGCCCGCGGCCGGGCGGTCTCCCTGGTGGAGCTGACGGAGGAACAGGCCGTCGACCAGTGGCGGGCGGCAGGCCACCCCGAGGACGTCATCGGCTTCCTCATCGAGGCCTACGGCAACACTCCGGAGGTCGGCCGTACGGTCATCGACACCGTCGAGAAGGTCACGGGCCGCCCCGCCCGCTCGTTCGGCCAGTGGTCGGCGGAGCACGCGGCCGCCTTCACGGCCTAGCTCTGAGGCGCAGCGGGTGCGTGCTTCCCGCGCCTGACGTCGGGGCGTGCTGGCCCGGATTCGGCGGACCGGCGGTTCAACTACCGCCGGCCGGCCGGTTACTCGTACCGGTACTTCAGCGAATCCGCCTCCGCCTGCTCGATGTCGGCGATCGTCAGCCCCGGCATCCGCAGTTGGGCCAGTGTCACCTCGGCCGAGGTCGGCTGCGCGTCCGCCGGCAGCCACTGCTCGGGCTTCCAAGCGCCGCTGCGCAGCAGCGACTTGGGGCAGTGCGGGTAGACCTCCTCGATTCCTACCACCAGCGCGCTGGCAGGCGGCTTGCCCACGGCGGTCAGTTGCGACAGCAGCTCCGGGCGGGTGGAGACGCAGGCCCGGCCGTTCGCTCTGAGCGTCGTGGTGCGCCCTGGGGTGATGAACAGCAGCCCGGCTCGTCCGGTGGCGACGACGTTCTGCAGGGTGTCCAGACGCTTGTTGCCGGTCGCGTCCGGTATCGCCACCGTCCGTGAGTCCAGGACGGCGACGAACCCTGCGGGACCGCCACGCGGCGAAACGTCACAGTTGCCCTCGGCGTCCGCGCTGGCGACCAGAACCAGCGACGAGCACCCGATCAACTGCCGGGTCTGCGCGGTGAGTTCGGTCATCTGCTTGCGCAGGGCCGCATCCTTCGGGAGTTCGTAGACCTGACGGAGCGCCTCCTGGTCGGGCACGGCGTCAACGCGGAGCGAGTCGAAGGCACTGTCGGCAAGGGGTGTTGTCATGCCTCGACCCTAATCGCCCGGCCGATCCGCGATTGATCTTGGTCGATGAGAGAAGCGGTGGTCATTGCCCACCCGATCAGAGTCAGGCGCCGACGCCGGTGCGGAAGCGGAAGAAGTACAAGCCCCCCTCCCCGCCCGCGGCGAGCAACTCGGCAGTCTCCGACCAGGCGCACCACGAGAGATCGCCCTCGGTGCGCATGAGCGCGCGCCTGCGACCCGTGTGTGGATCCCAGACGATCAGCGCGCCGCCCGTGCCGCCCTCAGCCGTCGCCAGATGCTCGCCATCCGGGGACCAGCCCATGGCACGTGCGTGTCCCGTCAGCCGGTGTGCCGGGGTGTCTGCTCGGCAATTCCAGACGTGCACAGCTCCGTTGCGGGCGAGGACCGCGATGAGCCGCCCGTCCGGCGCCCAGGCCAGCTTGGCGGCGGGGCCGCCCGTCAATCGGAGTGTGTGCAGGAGCCCACGGCCCGCCGCGTCCCAGATCTGAACTTGGTGACGCGGTCCGGCGCTGCCTCTCAGGACAGCGAAGCGGCGGCCGTCGGGTGACCAGGCCATCGCCCGTACCGCTCCTGCGCCGCTGGGCTGCACATGCGGGGTGGCCAGTGCGAACGGATCGCGCAACTGGACCCGCCCGTCAGTGCCGACAAGAGCCAGCAGGGCTCCGTCCGGCGACCACACCGGGACACCCACCCCGTGGCCGACGCTCACGGCGCTCGCACTGCGGTGGTCCCAGCAGCGAAGCATGCCCGCGCCGTCCACGGTCGCCACATGGACTCCGTCGGGCGACCACGACATCGCCTCGACCGCCCCGGTGTGCCCGGTGAGCGGTGGGGCGGCGGCTCCCGTGCTCGTGTCCCAGAGATTCACTGTGCCCACTGCGTTGGATACGGCGAGCCACCGACCGTCGGGGCACCACAGCAGCCGGCGTCCCCCCTGTGAAGGCCCCGACAGTTCTCGGACCACCTCGCCCGTACGCCCGTCCCACACCCGCACCACAGCACCAGGGTCCGAAAGATCCCCGAGCGTTGCCAGATATGTCCCTATGGGCGCCCAGGCGAACCTGCTCATCGCGACGGCACGCGCGCCGGGCGTCGCCACGGTCGGGGTCGCCACAGCCGGGACGGAGGCCGAGCGCCAGATCCGCAGTCGGCCGGAGTGATCGACGATCGCGAGGCGAGCGCCGTCAGGTGACCACTGGGCCGCGGTCCCTCCGGGAAGGCTGTGTGACGCGACGGTGTCCGCGCTCCAAAGGCGCACGGCGTTGCGGGTGCGCACGAGGAGGGTGCTGCCGTCGGGGGACCACCGCACGTCTTCCGGGGTCCCTTGCGCGCTGAGCGTACGGACCATTGCACCCGTCCGCGCCTCCCACACGTGTACCTCGCCCGCCACGTCGGCCGCGGCGAACCTGCCACCGTCGCTCGACCAGGTCACGGTATGACCGACGAGCCCCGGGCCCGTGAGGATGTGCAGAACCGCGCCGCTCGCGGTGTCCCACAGCCGTGCTGTGCGCAGGCCGTCCAGGGTCAGCAGCCGACTGCCGTCCGTGGACCAGATGGTGCGACGCACAGGAGACGAATCGTCGGATCGGAACTCGGCCCCATGCCCCGCCAGGGAATGAGCGAGCGTCAGCCCAGCCACGTGCCACAGACGCACGTACTCGCTGCCGTCCGTGGTGGCGAGCATCCCCCCGTCAGGTGACCAGGCGACCGAGTGCGCGACGCCCACATGACCGACCAACGGCGCCGGGCTGTCCCCTTCACCGGCCTTCAGGCGTTCCGCCGACCACACTTGCACAGACGTCCCATGGTCCGTACCGGCCAGCAGGTCGCCACTCGCAGACCAGGCCAGCTGCGCGAGCGGCCCACCGGGCGAGCGCAACGCGCAGACCGCGTCGCCGGTCGCGGGATCCCACAGGCGGGCGTTCAGACCGATGACCCGAGTGAGCAAGTACGTGCTGTCCGGGGACCACATGAGGTCCAGCACGTCATGGGCGAGGACGCGAACCGACCCTGTCTGCAGATCCCACACCTGTGCGGTGCCGCCCAGCTCCCACCCATCGCCTGCAGCAGTGCGTGCGTCGAAGGACGTGCCCAGAGTGCGCGTACCGGAGAGAGCGGCGAGGAAGCAGCTGTCCGGGGACCAGGCCAGCAGTCGCACGGACTTGTCCGGCGTAAGAACATGGGACAACTCTCCGGTGACCGGATTCCACACCCGCACGCCCCCGTTGTGCCCGAGGGCTGACAGACGCCTGCCGTCCGGGGACCAAGCAGGTGCGTATGCCCTCGTGGAGGAACTGGTCAGCGTGCGCTCCAGGGCGGGATGCGGCGTGTCGGGTAGGGCGTTGTTGTTGACCAGCCGCGGCTGGGTGCGCGCGGCTGACAGCTCCTCGATCTGGTCCCGCCACAGCGGGACATGGGCGAGGCGGCTGTACAGAACATCGAAGAGCGAGTGCGCCGGCTCGGTGGGGGACAGCAGGTGGGTCGAAGCGCCGAGCACGCGGATGGCCGCCTCCAGGACCCCGTCCGGATCGGGCAGTTCGGCAAGGTCGGCATGCGGGGCGTTGGGCGCTGTGCTCAGCCGTGATCCGATCCACCGCAGATCGGTCGCGGTCCCACGTGCCTCCGCGTCGTACCCAGCTTCGACCAAGTGGCGGATCAGATGATTCAGTGCGTAGTTCGAGCGCAGTTCCCACCATGCGGTGGGCGTCCGGCCGCTACCGCCGTCTTCGAGAGCCTGCCGCAGGCCCCTGACAAGACATCTGCTCGCGGCGGCGATGCCGTGCGCTCCCAGCTCCCGTCGCAGGTGGTCGCGGATGACGTCGTGCAGCACCAGCGAGACGGCGTCGTGGTGGTTCATCGTCACGAGGGAGAGTTCCGCGAGGCGCTGACACAGGGTGTGGGCGGTGATCTGGTCGAGTCTGTTGCCCTGACTCCACAGGGCGGTGACGACCGCCAGGGGAATCGCTTCGTTGCCGGCGAAGATCCCCAGTCGTGCGAAGCACTCCTCGCTGCCGGGCGGGAGCAGTTTCGTGCCGGCCTCGATGGTGGCCCGCACTATGCGCCTGCGCCGGGCACTGTCGTCCAGGTCCGTGGCGGGGTCGTACTCCATGCCCGACACTCCAGGAGCCGCGGGTCCCGCCGCGTCGATCAACGCCACCAGCTCTGCGGCGGCTTCGGCGTAGGGCCTGGTGGTGAAGCGCATGGCATGGGAGGAGATGAATCCACAGGCGAGGTTGAGCAGCAGGGGCCAGCAGTCGGTGACCCGCAGAAGTTCCCTGACTGTGCTGGTGGGCACGGCTCCCGGCTCCAGTCCGTGCAAAAGCACGGCTTCCGCTTGCTCCCTGGTCATGCGGTCGACCTTTACGGTGGCCGCGGTGCTGGGCAGCAGCGTCGGCGACCGGGTCGAGATGAGCCGGGCGCAGGCGGGGCCACCGGTAAGGAAGGGCAGCAACTGCTGCTCATACCAGACGTCGTCGAGTGCCAGCAGACTCCGCGGCAGCTCATCCAACAGTCGGCCCAGCTCGGCACCGGCCATCTCCGGATCGGTGTAACCCGGGTTCCTCCCTGTCAGGTTGAGGATCAAGTTGTTCACTTTGTCCGCGATCGCGGCGGACGTCTTGGTGTCACGGCCGAGGCTGATCGTGAAGACGCGGTTGCTGAAGCAAGCGCGGACGGACGGGTGTTCGCACACACGCCTGTAGAGGACGGTCTTACCGAAGCCACCCGCTCCGTAGAGCCCGACGACTCGCATTTCTGCTCCCCGCTCTGCACGGGCGGTCAACGCCTCGACCAGGGCCCTCGTCTCCTCAACGCGGTCCACCACCCAGTCGCCCGCGTCCGGGGAGAGCAGCACGGGCCGTCCGTTCCGGGCGGGGTCGCGCAAGGGCGTGTCGCTGTCCATGGCGATCTGTGCCTGCTGGACGCGCCAGGCGATCACACCGAGCGCCCCCGCCACCACAACCGCGGCGGCCGCCACTCTGAGAGGGTGATCCCGGGCGGGCTGCAGCCAGCCGGGGAGGTTCGCGAGAGCATTGATCTCGTTGCCCGCCACGGCTCCCACTGCAGCAACCAGCGGCACCATCATCAACAACAACACGCTGACGGCAGAGGTCAGTCGGGGCAGTCTTCTTCGCATGAGGCCCCCGGGCGCGGCTACGGCTTTGCAGACCACGGAAGTCTGCTATAGCGCCCATGCCCCACGCAGCCGAACAAGCCGCGGCGTGACAGGACGGTCAGGCGAATCCAACGGTCCCGTCCGCTTCTGCGTTCATCCGGGCACGTGCCAAGTGTGACCTCGGACTGATTCATTGCTGACGTGCATCGGTACGGCGCTGGCCTTCAGCATCGCGCCGCTCGCTGGGACACTCGCCGACCTGGTCCTTGGCATCTGGCCCGGCCTGAGGATCTCCTTGGCATACCTGTGCCGAAACCGGGGTGCGGGAGCGCGGTTGCGCTGCGAAACTGCCACGATGATCACCATGCCTGGCGCCGTGCTGGACTCGTTGCACGGACTCGCTTTCGGGGACGCGTTCGGCGACCAGTGGTTCGGCATCCTGCGCCGGGACGGGCCGGCGGCCCTGGAGGCGCGGACCTTGCCCGCGGATCCACTGTGGCGGTGGAGCGACGACACCGCCCAGGCGGTCGTCCTTGTCCAGGAACTCGCCGTCGGCGGCGGCACCGTCGACCAGGACCGCCTTGCCGGGCGCTTCGCGGCTGCCTACGCCGACGACACGCATCGAGGCTACGGCGCCTCGATGCACGACGTGCTCCGCCGGATCGGCGCGGGCGAGCCCTGGCAGGACGTGGTTGCCGGTCAGTTCGGCGGCCAGGGCTCCTGGGGCAACGGTGCGGCGATGCGTGCCGCGCCGCTCGGCGCCTGGCACGCCGCGGACCTCGACGCGGCCGCCGAGCAGGCAGCCCGCCAGAGCGTGGTCTCGCACCACCACCCGGAGGCGGTGGCCGCAGCGGTGGCCGTCGCCCTTGCCGCCGCCTTGGCGACCAGTGGCCGGGGCGAGGCCGCTGCGGCCCGCCCGGACTTCCTTCACGCCGTCGCCGAACGCCTCCCCGACAGTGACGTTCGGTCGGGAGTGCGGGTCGCGGCCCGGATGTCGGAACGCACCTCGGTCCGGCACGCCGCGCAGGTCCTGGGATCCGGCTACCGGATGTCGGGGCCCGACACCGTCCCGTTCGCCCTGTGGTGCGCGGCGACGCACCTTGACGACCTGCACGAGGGCCTGTGGCTCACGGTCGCAGGGCGCGGCGACATCGACACGACCTCCGCCATCGCGGGCGGGGTGATCGCCGCCCGAACGGGAGTCGCCGCACTGCCCCCTGCCTGGCACGCGGCCCGCGAACCGCTGCCCTTGATCGCGTCGGAGTGAGCACCTGCCCCGTGCGCCTGCCGTAGCGCAGGCTCGCTGTCCTTGCCAGGACCACAGCCTTGGACCTGTACGCCCCGTGAAACCCGGTGGCGTCCGCTGGCACCAGGTCCTGGCAAGGCTCGTGCCCGTTCCCGAGACGGTCCCGCCACGCTGTTCCCCTTCGTGCAGAACGGCGCGTCATTCGCCCGCAGGGGCCTCGGCTTCCCAGCGCAGCAGGTCGCCCGGCTGGCACTTGAGCACCTCGCAGAGCGCGGCGAGCGTCGCGAAGCGCACCGCCTTGGCACGGCCGTTCTTGAGTACTGCCAGATTGGCGGGGGTGATCCCCACCCGGTCCGCGAGGTCGCCCACGGACATCTTCCGCCGGGCCAGCATCACGTCGATGTCGACGACGATCGGCATCAGATCACCACGTCCAACTCGGCTTGCATCTGCGCCGCTTCGACGTCGCGCGCGACGGCCTGGGCGAGCAGCATCCGCAGCACGAGCACGAGGAGCGCGACCCCGAGGATGGCCACGCCCACCCCGGCCATGATGACGGTGACGCCCGGGTCCTCCCGCTGGCCCGGAGCGTTGACGGCCGTGACCGTGAACCACACGAGGGCAGCCGCCACGATCGCGCCGATCACGCCGTCCACGTACCGGAAGGCGGCGTGGGAGAACACAGTTCCGCGGCGCACCATCGTCACCAGCCGCCATACGCAGACCAGGGCGACCTGGACCGAGACCATGCCCAGGATCGTGAGCACGCGCAGCGCGGTCAGGGGGAGCGATCCGTCCTCCGGATCGCTCCCACTGACCAATACCCACACCATCAAGGTCTGCACGAACCCGGTGCCGGCGAGCACCACCACGAGCACGGCGCGCAGCGCACGCACGGTCAGTTTGCCCATGACCCTTCCTTCCATCGAATCACGATGAAAAGCTATCGATATTCGATAGGTGGCGCAAGTGTTGGCGCGGGGAGGGGCGGGTTTCGGGTTTCGCCCCGCTAGCGCGCTTCGATGAAGCGGGTCAGGTGCTGGTCGTTGAGCTGAACGTGGCGCGCGGCGAGTGCCTGCTCGATGTGCGGCACCTGACTCGCGCCGACGATCGGATGGATGCCCTGTCGCATCAGCCATGCGAGGACAACCTGGTTCGGGGTGGCGGAGAGTTCGTCGGCGACCTCCTTCAGGACGACGAGGACCCGTGCGGTCCCGGGGTGTTCGTAGGTGGTGGGCAGCGGCTTGTCCGCGCGTTCGTATGAGCCCCACAGAAGTGCGGTGTAGGACCACACGCTCAGTCCCTCCGCCGCCGCGAGGTCCAGGTCCTCGTCGGTGAGCATCCGATGGCCGGCTTCAGCCACGGGGGTGAGGGGTCGCGGCTGGAGGATCGAGTGGCGCAGTTGCAGGGCCGTCCACGGCTCAACGCCCTGCTCTCGTGCGAGTGACCGGGCACGCTCGACGCGCCAGGCGGCATGGTTGGCCGCTCCGACCCGCAAGGCCGTCCCCTTGGTGACGAGTTCACCGAACGCGCCGACGGTCTCTTCCAACGGCACAGTGCGGTCTTCGGCG
Encoded proteins:
- a CDS encoding aldo/keto reductase, with product MNLTDPQIVLGTMDFGTHIDPDRAFAILDSFVAGGGLWLDTANCYSFWNDPAGLGGASERVIGAWLRARPGMRERVRIATKVRHNPLTPHVWPESAEGLSASAVHAGFKESLRRLDVDHVDLLWAHAEDRTVPLEETVGAFGELVTKGTALRVGAANHAAWRVERARSLAREQGVEPWTALQLRHSILQPRPLTPVAEAGHRMLTDEDLDLAAAEGLSVWSYTALLWGSYERADKPLPTTYEHPGTARVLVVLKEVADELSATPNQVVLAWLMRQGIHPIVGASQVPHIEQALAARHVQLNDQHLTRFIEAR
- a CDS encoding NAD(P)H-binding protein — protein: MTQTQNILVTGATGTVGRQIVAELLTRGHRVRALTRDAAKADFPDGVEVVEGDLTDPDTLAAALEGVTGLHLITFGGAFFAPLETGPRILELARAAGVRRVTVLHGGGPSLLEDAVRADDGVDWTVLMPVEFMANALEWAEGIVTRDEVREPFVNRLSAMVHEGDIGAVAAVALTEEGHAGQEYVITGPELLTVGDKVAAVANARGRAVSLVELTEEQAVDQWRAAGHPEDVIGFLIEAYGNTPEVGRTVIDTVEKVTGRPARSFGQWSAEHAAAFTA
- a CDS encoding DUF2975 domain-containing protein, coding for MGKLTVRALRAVLVVVLAGTGFVQTLMVWVLVSGSDPEDGSLPLTALRVLTILGMVSVQVALVCVWRLVTMVRRGTVFSHAAFRYVDGVIGAIVAAALVWFTVTAVNAPGQREDPGVTVIMAGVGVAILGVALLVLVLRMLLAQAVARDVEAAQMQAELDVVI
- a CDS encoding helix-turn-helix domain-containing protein produces the protein MPIVVDIDVMLARRKMSVGDLADRVGITPANLAVLKNGRAKAVRFATLAALCEVLKCQPGDLLRWEAEAPAGE
- a CDS encoding MSMEG_1061 family FMN-dependent PPOX-type flavoprotein, with the translated sequence MTTPLADSAFDSLRVDAVPDQEALRQVYELPKDAALRKQMTELTAQTRQLIGCSSLVLVASADAEGNCDVSPRGGPAGFVAVLDSRTVAIPDATGNKRLDTLQNVVATGRAGLLFITPGRTTTLRANGRACVSTRPELLSQLTAVGKPPASALVVGIEEVYPHCPKSLLRSGAWKPEQWLPADAQPTSAEVTLAQLRMPGLTIADIEQAEADSLKYRYE
- a CDS encoding eIF2A-related protein; its protein translation is MAAAAVVVAGALGVIAWRVQQAQIAMDSDTPLRDPARNGRPVLLSPDAGDWVVDRVEETRALVEALTARAERGAEMRVVGLYGAGGFGKTVLYRRVCEHPSVRACFSNRVFTISLGRDTKTSAAIADKVNNLILNLTGRNPGYTDPEMAGAELGRLLDELPRSLLALDDVWYEQQLLPFLTGGPACARLISTRSPTLLPSTAATVKVDRMTREQAEAVLLHGLEPGAVPTSTVRELLRVTDCWPLLLNLACGFISSHAMRFTTRPYAEAAAELVALIDAAGPAAPGVSGMEYDPATDLDDSARRRRIVRATIEAGTKLLPPGSEECFARLGIFAGNEAIPLAVVTALWSQGNRLDQITAHTLCQRLAELSLVTMNHHDAVSLVLHDVIRDHLRRELGAHGIAAASRCLVRGLRQALEDGGSGRTPTAWWELRSNYALNHLIRHLVEAGYDAEARGTATDLRWIGSRLSTAPNAPHADLAELPDPDGVLEAAIRVLGASTHLLSPTEPAHSLFDVLYSRLAHVPLWRDQIEELSAARTQPRLVNNNALPDTPHPALERTLTSSSTRAYAPAWSPDGRRLSALGHNGGVRVWNPVTGELSHVLTPDKSVRLLAWSPDSCFLAALSGTRTLGTSFDARTAAGDGWELGGTAQVWDLQTGSVRVLAHDVLDLMWSPDSTYLLTRVIGLNARLWDPATGDAVCALRSPGGPLAQLAWSASGDLLAGTDHGTSVQVWSAERLKAGEGDSPAPLVGHVGVAHSVAWSPDGGMLATTDGSEYVRLWHVAGLTLAHSLAGHGAEFRSDDSSPVRRTIWSTDGSRLLTLDGLRTARLWDTASGAVLHILTGPGLVGHTVTWSSDGGRFAAADVAGEVHVWEARTGAMVRTLSAQGTPEDVRWSPDGSTLLVRTRNAVRLWSADTVASHSLPGGTAAQWSPDGARLAIVDHSGRLRIWRSASVPAVATPTVATPGARAVAMSRFAWAPIGTYLATLGDLSDPGAVVRVWDGRTGEVVRELSGPSQGGRRLLWCPDGRWLAVSNAVGTVNLWDTSTGAAAPPLTGHTGAVEAMSWSPDGVHVATVDGAGMLRCWDHRSASAVSVGHGVGVPVWSPDGALLALVGTDGRVQLRDPFALATPHVQPSGAGAVRAMAWSPDGRRFAVLRGSAGPRHQVQIWDAAGRGLLHTLRLTGGPAAKLAWAPDGRLIAVLARNGAVHVWNCRADTPAHRLTGHARAMGWSPDGEHLATAEGGTGGALIVWDPHTGRRRALMRTEGDLSWCAWSETAELLAAGGEGGLYFFRFRTGVGA
- a CDS encoding ADP-ribosylglycohydrolase family protein; translated protein: MITMPGAVLDSLHGLAFGDAFGDQWFGILRRDGPAALEARTLPADPLWRWSDDTAQAVVLVQELAVGGGTVDQDRLAGRFAAAYADDTHRGYGASMHDVLRRIGAGEPWQDVVAGQFGGQGSWGNGAAMRAAPLGAWHAADLDAAAEQAARQSVVSHHHPEAVAAAVAVALAAALATSGRGEAAAARPDFLHAVAERLPDSDVRSGVRVAARMSERTSVRHAAQVLGSGYRMSGPDTVPFALWCAATHLDDLHEGLWLTVAGRGDIDTTSAIAGGVIAARTGVAALPPAWHAAREPLPLIASE